The Branchiostoma lanceolatum isolate klBraLanc5 chromosome 5, klBraLanc5.hap2, whole genome shotgun sequence region ATAGGTCGGAGGGCTTAAATAAAAAATGGACAATGTCCTAAAACCCAATTAAGCCATGATCCAATAAGGGACAGTACGAAATTTACCGGGGGGACACGGGGGTTGCGTAAGGGGGAGAGGGACAAGGAAAAAAAGATgcctgggggagggccatggaaAAAAGAATTGGCTTGGGGGAAGAGCCAAGGGATTTTATTTAGCAATACCTTTATACACTGTAAATAGCATAAGTCTGCCAGCAagatttgcccctcaaaatgcaggtaTAAATACGACTTATAAACAATTCAAAACGccagatacacacacataacgttatatatgatgtgttcaTTATTTCCTAAAATGAGGAATTTTATCTGTCGACATTTCGACGTCCAGCCAGGACCAGATACTGTTTAGCAGTTAATAGATGTTTACGGTGAAGCAATTGGCTCCGACCATGGTACTGGTTTAGCTTCCTGGAGCTTAAAAGtactgtttctattttgttcacAGATATCTACCCTGTCTGTTCAGTCAAAAACGACAATGATGACTAGGAGCCTTGGGTGTTGCtgattcaatattttttttcgtTGATTATTAAAAAGGTCCAGGTtttttggtggaggtgttttttgaatggtccagtatgaatatgtgTGCCTGGAAGAGCTCATCCATGCATAgagtttcaaattgggagagatccatttctgactggtctttaattaaattctttattcaaataccaacattgaaGACATGCAACAAACGTTAGTCTGGATGGGGTGGATATTCAGAATTGTCATTACATGGTCTTACTTTATAATGGTTaaacgttattttggaatgctccatttttgcattagaacagcCGCTTATTGCATAGGGAGGGAAATGGGtgaaacatgttgtatttgctcatgaaaatgttgcctttctagttgactTCGCcgagaagtctatgttttgatgcttgtctgtgtgtctgttagtgaacagaataagtcgagaaggcctggatggattgttgtcgtatttggtgtgttgatgtgtatgtgggaaatctcaagatgattagattttgggcgaagtactttgcataattaacgagaaaagtgtaaaaatgtgttatattgtatgcttgagTATATGTTCTGGCTGGGACGTGTGGCtgtgttgtttcgaggggtcaaggataagtggtaggggttGTAGGGGTGGTAGTTGccatgtgggaggcaggaaacttaATAGTTGCTgagacaaattggcttgtcactcaaGGCAGTGGTATGAGAAAGGTAGCAGCatagcagaaagtggtgtggaatttggtgaaggcagaccaaaattggatatacactgccttacggaagaacaatcagtagtcgtgtgtcacagcatggggataggacggtgttcagggtaggtgagttaaccatgttatatagggaaggaagaggtgatttattagtatacgtcatactgtatggtgtacatgtagtatggatacgtattgctgaagaagtatttgatgaagggtggatgtaatataaatagatatcaactatgcaaatgaagacctcatttgcataattaatgagaaatactataactcaaggtgggcttaatggatggtcatgatttttggtatgtagatagcttacgtgatgctttgtatgattggatgatgattatgcaaatgagattcttatttgcataattaatgaggtaattttaaaaacccgctgtgttctatgatatgactattcaaatatgtgacatttgtaactgaggaagataggaatgttgatataTAGAAAATATGGAAacgtaggcctaatttgcataattaatgagaaactactataattccatagtaGTAAATgacggacggcaatttcatacttgtggcatttggaagttgtgtgaatgtggacaccattgaatcaattttgctaatgaggactcattagcataattgataaatgttagcataacattctttgttaagctcatactttggacaacttatgttatttgggtgaagacgatcaactggtatgatttataattgatgagaaacactcctaatacgttagtcatatttaggttaaaatcatttggcgaaggtatgaggtcgtagaactctttttttgtcatatttttggtTCCCGCAAGCTACCGACTGGGCCCCGCTCCAGAAAGGTGAACCGAATGTAACCCAGGCTGGGTAAAGCCTAGTGACGTTCCAGTTAGCGGTTGTGTAACGCAGGCTGGGTAAAATCTTGTGATCATCCAGAGATGACAGCAGCCCTCGGGGCCGAGGTCTCCTCAGcctggttttgttttgttttatttattcgcacatatatatttaaaaaaaaacaatagtgaAGTAATTGAAAGAATCTAAAAGAACGTGCAGGAGGAGAAAAgaagcctgcaaggcttataAAAAACCCTCCTCCATTTAACTTTATTAACAAATGTCAATTATGATACAAGTGTGATAGGAAGAAAAACGAACAAAGGTATAACAAAAGTCGAATACGGATCTGGAGATTGCAAAGAAGAATATTAAGCAATTGAATTATTGGCAGGGACAAAATCTAAACTTTTGTGCCTTATCTTTGTTGTGTGTGCGCTCACATCGATTTTGGACTGTCATCCACAAAATCGAGTCAGTGTGGACAGAGGAAATAGAGTGACTGTCATAATTCTGTGATTGATAAAATGGGAAAAAGTCTAAAAGCTAGAGTGCATTAAGTTCGACAACATCGCAGTAAGTTAGATTGATAAAGACTTAAAGTATGTATCCTCCAGCCAACAAAAAAATCTTATGCAGGAGTTTAAAAAACAAGATGGATAAAAATATGTGGAAGACACATTCAAGAATTCTTTTCTGAATCTTTTATTGATCTACCACATGAGGtagtattatcattatcaaacatACATCAAGAAAGCAGTTACTGTACCACTTGTCTGTAAGTCACTAGTTGAAGACCTATGGAGTAATATTTGGAAGCTGATAGCTGACAGAACAGCATATGTAGCGTTTCATATACACTAGAAACAACTGCAAACCTTACTCATTGGTAAATCAACCGCATGATAGTAACAATAAAGCTAACCCATAGCCTTACTTCTGTCATAGTGTAAAGTAGACttaaaacataaaatgaaaatagTTGACTGAGGTGGTTGAAACACAACTTGCCATAATTTCTATTCGTTTAACTGTCAAATGTGATGGAAAGCCTGGATTGTCTATTGTTGGGAAAGAATAATACATTACTCCTTTCCTTAgttaaaagcacattttctatCCAGATTACATATTCAGCTTCTAGCAACCATATTGCTTATGTAAAATAACAAACTTTAAAAACATAATTGTCATTAGAAATGTATTTCTCACCAGAAAGAAATAATTTTGAAATCTAAACCTGATTTGTTCCTTTAGAATTGACAATCACTGACAGAGGTACATGTCTCTTCAGAAGTATATATCTTACTCTCAATGTAGATTATACACATTATCATTATACAACTTTCATACACTTACTGTTTTCAATTTaagtacatttttacattttcttccaCCCTCATGAGAAGTACAATTAAGATTTAAGGTGTTTCATAAACTAGATTAACATTTCATAAACAATCTTCAAACATGCATCTTAAGACAGTATTGCACAACACAACATCACCTTGGGACCAGTgatattttcttattacaaaACATTTTAAATACATCTTTAGATTAACAATATTTCACAAAGTTCTCATAGAACTGTTACCTCATCAAGTTTTCTAGTTGTACACAGGACTACtgttttttaaatacattttcatatcaCATTTAACATGATGGCAATTTATTATAAATTTTTCATCGTGCATTTCACCACACACTGTGTACTGCTGCTATGTCCCACCACACACTTTGATCACACTCTGACAACCATCAGTGTTAACTTCAAACATCTAACATATGTCCAACATCTAACATTTATATTCCATATTCATTGCACATTACATATTACTCCAAGTCATGATTCATTCAAGTGGGTAGAATaaatgttattagaaaaaagtaGTTGCCAAACAGTATATtatgtttttgcttgtttgtttcccATATCCATGTTTTAACTGAGCTACAGTATGTTACTAACAATATAATAAACAATTGTTCAGCAATAAAGTTTTTCTATCTCTCTATCTGTGCATCTTCTTGAACGCGGCAAAAAATATTCTCACTCAATTGActattcttttttgtgtgtaaaatgaCCTACCAGAGGGACAATACTGGATACATATCTGACATGTCATATCaaatatacatatactgtacatgtacatatactgtgATGTACTAGCCATCATCATTcatatgaaatatacatttatgGTATTTTGTCATGATGCAGCCCTTAATATAGGGTTGCCATACATAAATCCATAACTTAAAATATACATCATCccacaaagtaaaaacataataaaaaGCCTTTTTGGCATTCAGAATTGTCAATAAAATTCAAAGTTATATCTAGGGAATGATATATTGCTGGATACTGTTCCAAACAAATTTGTGCGTTAAAGAAAGGTCATCCCCCATTGCTCTATACGAAACATCATGCCATAGTAGTGGCGAAGGTTCGATAATTGTTCCTGTTACTGTCTAGAAGTCCTGACTGCTCCGCTAGCACAGCCACAGGTAAGGGTTTCACTGTTCTGAACTCCTTTCTTCTCCAGCCATACACGATGCAGTTCAGAAAGCCCTGCAAGGGGGCAGTGCAAGCCTGTCCAGAGAACAAAAATCATAGTTGGTCATTGGTCATCGCAGGACAGGAGATTTAAGGCACGAGCCTGGGATGTGTCCAATTTTGCCAAGTACACTGTCATCCGTTTTCTTCTCAATGATTGCGATGGGCTCTTTGACTTGGTCTCATATCGAAGTGAAGTTGACTAGCAAACAATATTGTATTTAAGctagtgatgtgtaaattgccatTACCAGTATGTATTTGTCTGTTCCTATCTGTTGTCTCTTTGATATCAGCTATGCTGCCTCGAGAGTCAGTGTAATGTATAGTGacatttgcaaataaataaataaataaacttatTCCATGATAAATTGTTGTTTGGTGAAAACTGCCTTGTACTTGTTTCTCAAACACTAACAGAATAATATGGACATAATTTTTCGATTCCCCTTCCCCAAGATCTTGCAATAATAACTAAACTCTGTCTTACCTGTATAATGTACAGAGCATAGTATTTCTTCATCTCAAAGCCATCACACAGGGACAGGATACCAAGAACTAGAGCTGCACAAGAGtgtcaaaaacatatttttataATCAAAAGTACTACCAGATGAAGTGCATTCATTCATCTTATCATGCCTTGCATTGCATAAACATGCACTGACAGTTATAAAGAATGTTTAAAATATTATTATTTGAATCCATTGGTACAGGAATAGACCAATTCTATAGCCCTGCCAACTCcgtcaaaatgaagaaatgcaaaatgcaaaacgtaaaaatgcaaatattcgaCAGACTtacagccactctctcattggtcaaactactaattgccattctctcattggttgaacagtTAATTGAGATGGACAGGCAGGGCTGGCCTAGTACATGCATGTAGAGAGGGCTAATGTCATGAAGTTGTAAGAAGGTGGTAGAGTTTACAATACTTACTTGGCAGCCAGCAAAAGCAGAAGACCAGCAGGTAGAGAACCGCTCTCCGTCTCACACTGCGCTCATCCTCGTACTCTCTCCTGCCTCGCATTCCTGACGGAAAAACAACCATTACTTAGCAACAAGCTCTGGTCAACATTGGGCAAAAAAgttttgccaaaaaaaatttaccttcattatgaaatctatgttgtcatgaaggatgaacaaaagtaaacacatagaacatggtataccgaaatatagattcttcattgttgttctttcaaaacttcttctttgactttgggaaTTGACTTAAGCATTCAACGACATTAGTTTCTGTTTTCTGAAAtctatttttgcaatttacagcatgtattttagCGTTTTGCAGCTGCTgcttttcatgatttacagtatggccgaaaattGAATGAGGaagtcatccatgtaatcaaatcgaCATGACCTAATATATCAGCTCCTTCAATTCAACAACTTTTATTGCATCAAAAGTCCAACACCTAATACAtacttatgtatgtatataaaatgatatatttccTTGCTTTGAGCATTTTCTTACAGCATACAAACAATAACTTATCAATGTAGTTATAATAATCATGACCCAAAAATGTTTGTTAATCATCACAGGGCACCTCAGTGCTCATATAACATCTGCCAACAAAAAAGTGCTAATTGAATATACTCCATACCTGCTCTTCTATGTCTCAACTGGAAGGCAGATACAGCAAGCAGGTAAACAATCTGTAAAGACAGAAACAGAAGGTCAGAGTCACTCTCAGTCTGCATGTTTGATGTTAAAGTATCTCTCTGATGATTTCAGGTATTAATTGTTTCATTGGACCTTGTTCTTTTAAACTTCAGCTTGGACACAATAGAACACTCTCATAGCTCTGCCTACCTccatcaaaatttaaaaatgaaaataaagatattgttataaatgaaaatatttcaatggACATGCAGTTGCTCTCTTATTGGCCAAACTGCTAATTATAATAATTGTGATTGACGTACAATCAGCATTGGTCTATTTGGGCTCACCAATCATGATCATAGATATTTAAATTGTCTCATACATTCTTAGTCGTTCAAACCATCAGTGACCTACAGTATTGCATCAAACATAATGCATATGGATTAAAGATGCATAATTATGTAACAATAGACTTATAGACTTATACAAGGTAACTTCAGTATCTATTTTCGAGGCTGAACAACTTACTGTTGTAATCACAATGGTAAGGATGAGAAGTAGGATGAAGATTAACTTGGCTGATACATCGAGGTCTGTCATCCACTGCTGTCCCTCTGACGGAGCCTGTGTAGAACAGATGGTGTAAAATCATGGTCAGATAGATGCATGGTCTAGGCACTATCGGACATGTAGGTGGTAATCTACATGTTGTCACAGAGAAACTCTGGAAAAAtcaattactgtgaatgcagaaatgttcgcggtggttttatttttgctgtgacatcttcagcgcaaacttaaaaccaccacaaaagttttgccacctatgactgcagccctactattgtttcaaacgcaaacttaaaaccatcgtgaacacgccattttctccccaccgcaaaattaaatccccgcaaaattaaaggcatttacagtattagaatCTCAAATTCCTAACAAAAGCACAGCACAGCAGCTGCATGTATTActggtgctgtccttggtgctgaacatgttATGCATTAGAAAGTAGGTCCTAAAATAAGGACTATAAGGTGGCAATCTACATGTAGTGGTTTGAGTCATGCTCTGTAACTCTTAACAATTACATTCTTGTAAGAGTACAAGTGAGCTGCTTCCTCTCATGCCCTGCTGCTTGAATATCTCAAGCAACTGCCCTGGCGTACTGGTTTGCAATCTGTTCATCTCCCTACATTTGCGTTGGCCAGTTGTCACCTACTAATTACGTCACCATGCACCTATTAGCATggggcaacgtgattggctggtactTACCCTCCACCAACAGGAGGggaagtatctgattggctgatggttttccagtgctaacACACTGAGAAGCACGGATTGCAGGCTGGCACAACAGGGCTATTGCTTGACGTATATATACAAGTGGCAGGCCTGGTATGAGAGGATGTGTGAAAGTATGTGTGGGTCCTTGGAGGGTGCACAAAGCCTATACATAGACAGAAAAGGCTACATGCCATAAGTTACTAGAACTCACCGGCATGCACTTATCATTCTTGAAATGGTACAGCGGCAAACATCTGGAGAAGAAAGTACATcatgaaatatgtgacatattgtgacatgtgAGTTAAGTTCATTTTTGCTCTAAATACATCAAACTATTTTCACAAAGAGAACTTCACCACAAGCTTACAATGTGCTATGAGTTCAGTCCTTTCTGTCtatatcactcactcacacatgaAATGCATCACATGATTTTTTCAGCTTCCCAGaagtttgttttcatattttgtttcattatcACATCAGATTCTACACAAATTAACTGTGTTCCCACCTTGTACAGCTGACTAGGGATGAGTTAGGTGAGGGGATGATGTCGAACATGGGTGGTTCTATACTGGTGGCGATGAGAATGGTGGACTGCACAAGGAGAGGGCCCAGCCTGGGGAAACACAAGTGTTCAGCATggttttatgtatttattggtttggctgttaaacacgcacagccagggctgcccaactagcctgtggctattacaaagggctagccctgctgaaaaagacaagaaattacaatggaattttgacaACGAGCTATAACAAATTCTAGGTCATGTAAAGAAAAACTATTGTATCTAAATGAtctaacgggggttgccctaacttatgacggattttttagtgatcttattatgcataagtaccccgtgtttgtgtccactgactatgctaataaggaaggccgtgagttcgagcgcgtaaaaaaatgtcatatgtttgggcaccccccgttaatGTTGTGATGTTCAACATAGGTACAGCAATATCCTTATACAAAGTAAATGACTTCAGGCTATTTCAAATTTGCTTGGTTTGCTACAAACAAGAACAAAGAATGTTGGATCGCATGGAATAGTATAGACACAAtaccgtaaatcttgaaacgtttgcggtggttttgttttttcagtttCCAATACATAACattttcagcaccacggacagcacaagtaatacatgtagctgctgtgCTTTTGTTTGGAATTTGAGATACCCTACCAGaaatgtttcaaccacaaagaTAAAACACCGCAAAAATCTCCTTTTACACCTATCGTGAAAGAAAACAACCCCGAAAGTAGAATTTGAATTTGCAGTTACTTTGGCCACAAGGACCTAGAGTCATCTAGGCCTGGCATTCTAGTCGgcaacaaatctttttacgtAAGATGACGGCAATATAGCACATTTTGTAAGCAATAAGGAAATACTTCATCTATACATGGTCCAGTCCAGCTCTAGTGGTTTGATCTAAATTAGTCGTCATTTTGTCTATCACATCTATTACCATGTAATAGCAAACTTAAGTGCGAACATGAATGCTTGTGTACTTACCATGAGATGATGTAAAGCAGGTAGACTAAATTGAAGTTGCCTGTACCCTGTATGgagaaacacaacaaacattAGACAACATCAACACTGATTTGTTAACATTAATTATAACACCATCTATTCAAATATTGAGATGGCTGACATCAGATTCTAACATGTAAGCAATTACAATAACACCTACTTCTTTAATCAACAAAATGAAACATGATTAGTTTTCAAAATTTCTTAAAACCAAGACTTTCAGGGACTGATTAGATATTTTctaaatgtactgtacatatgtaGCAAGAGGAAACACACACAATTAAAGCTACTATAAATGCATCTACTTTTGCCATGATTCCATTTTGCAGTACCACAGAAAAGGAGATTTTTGCTATGTTTTGAATTTggagttgaaacaattctgtagtacagtttgTAATATGAGTTTGCAATGTAAGGAATTTGTGGTCGAGAGGTCACtgtaaaaacaaaaccaccacaaatatttcaagatctacagttactgtatatcATTCAATGATCCTAGGACTTATCCTTCCTTTCACAAAAAAATTTATGGGCCTTCAGagctttaaaagattttttttcagaccTGTTGAAACTTTTAAAATCTTCTTCTGTCCAATCGAGCAAAAGATTGAACTTGAGTACTGACTACTGACCGGTTGTCTAGTGCTTGACCTGACGGCTCGGTCTCTCATTCTCAGGAACACCTCCAGGGAGTAGGTGATGGTCAGCAGAAATGTCGTCACAAAGAAACTCTGAAAAAATGAACCAGAATCTTGAATtccaaacaaaacagaaacagcAGTGTTGTTActgg contains the following coding sequences:
- the LOC136435497 gene encoding transmembrane protein 116-like: MEIYEQYCHYFSAFASSFFVTTFLLTITYSLEVFLRMRDRAVRSSTRQPGTGNFNLVYLLYIISWLGPLLVQSTILIATSIEPPMFDIIPSPNSSLVSCTRCLPLYHFKNDKCMPAPSEGQQWMTDLDVSAKLIFILLLILTIVITTIVYLLAVSAFQLRHRRAGMRGRREYEDERSVRRRAVLYLLVFCFCWLPTLVLGILSLCDGFEMKKYYALYIIQACTAPLQGFLNCIVYGWRRKEFRTVKPLPVAVLAEQSGLLDSNRNNYRTFATTMA